Proteins encoded together in one Carya illinoinensis cultivar Pawnee chromosome 3, C.illinoinensisPawnee_v1, whole genome shotgun sequence window:
- the LOC122303866 gene encoding calcium-binding protein PBP1-like — MAGTGKGAVFEDLLPLMADKLGGEGLMKELCNGFQLLMDRDKGVITLDSLRRNSKLLGLQDLKDDELESMMKEGDFDGDGALNQMEFCVLMFRLSPELMEESWFLLEEAMEVDLKNNNARY, encoded by the coding sequence ATGGCAGGAACTGGAAAGGGGGCTGTTTTCGAGGATCTGCTGCCTTTGATGGCTGACAAACTGGGTGGTGAGGGGCTGATGAAGGAGCTTTGTAATGGGTTTCAATTGCTGATGGACAGGGACAAGGGGGTGATCACTTTAGACAGCCTCAGGAGGAACTCCAAGCTTCTCGGTTTGCAAGACTTGAAGGATGACGAGCTTGAGAGCATGATGAAGGAGGGCGATTTTGACGGTGATGGCGCTTTGAATCAGATGGAGTTCTGTGTCTTAATGTTCAGACTGAGCCCTGAGTTGATGGAGGAGTCTTGGTTCTTGCTTGAGGAGGCCATGGAAGTGGATCTCAAGAACAATAACGCTAGATATTGA